One genomic region from Calditrichota bacterium encodes:
- a CDS encoding divalent-cation tolerance protein CutA translates to MADERIVYTTVHSKKDGERIARRLVEKRLAACVNIIPHVESIYRWENEIKTEVEFLLVIKTVHSQLESVIDRIKKLHPYELPEIIALPIVDGSHEYLEWLHGETTPA, encoded by the coding sequence ATGGCTGACGAACGGATTGTTTACACCACGGTCCACTCCAAGAAGGACGGCGAGCGCATAGCCCGCCGCCTGGTAGAAAAACGGCTGGCTGCGTGCGTGAATATCATCCCGCACGTGGAATCCATTTACCGGTGGGAAAACGAAATTAAGACCGAAGTGGAATTCTTGCTTGTGATTAAAACCGTCCATTCGCAATTGGAAAGTGTTATCGACAGGATCAAAAAACTGCATCCGTACGAGCTTCCCGAGATCATCGCTCTGCCGATTGTTGACGGATCGCACGAGTATCTGGAATGGCTTCACGGAGAAACCACCCCGGCCTGA
- a CDS encoding DUF2520 domain-containing protein: protein MDIYSIGLIGPGRLGKALLRALHQAGQSVTLVVGRTQESLKSLQKEFPDSHFTTDFRNWPPVDILLVTVPDDSIERVTDQLAASPVNLRSVIVAHTSGAKSSEVLAPLREKGALLASIHPAQSFAGTPDDAQKFRGCTFAIEGDSQAAIVLADLATALGGIPFKIPTQAKPLYHLACVMVSNYSTALMDSGLAILEQIGISRPKGKTILLPLFQTAAQNLDGANPEDILTGPIARGDVETVRNHLENLKNKNPQRLPVYISLGRETLNLAQKLAPNLSQKFQAIENLFESYEK, encoded by the coding sequence ATGGACATTTATTCTATTGGTTTAATCGGACCGGGACGTTTGGGGAAAGCCCTTTTGCGTGCTCTCCATCAGGCAGGTCAAAGCGTAACATTGGTTGTGGGTCGAACTCAGGAGTCCCTGAAGAGCCTTCAAAAAGAGTTCCCCGATTCCCATTTTACGACCGATTTTCGGAACTGGCCGCCGGTAGATATTCTTCTGGTAACGGTACCCGACGATTCGATTGAACGGGTAACGGATCAACTCGCCGCCTCACCGGTTAATTTGCGGTCGGTGATTGTCGCCCACACGTCCGGGGCAAAATCATCGGAAGTTCTGGCCCCCCTGCGAGAAAAGGGCGCGCTGCTCGCCTCCATTCACCCGGCACAATCCTTTGCAGGGACACCGGATGATGCCCAAAAATTTCGCGGCTGCACCTTTGCCATTGAAGGCGATTCCCAGGCCGCGATTGTTCTGGCCGACCTGGCCACGGCTCTGGGGGGTATTCCCTTCAAAATTCCCACGCAAGCCAAACCCCTGTACCACCTGGCTTGCGTTATGGTTTCCAACTACTCCACGGCACTCATGGACTCCGGCCTCGCTATTCTTGAGCAAATCGGCATTTCCCGCCCCAAGGGGAAAACCATTCTCCTGCCGCTTTTTCAAACGGCCGCCCAAAATCTGGACGGTGCCAACCCCGAAGACATCCTCACCGGACCCATTGCCCGCGGCGACGTTGAAACTGTAAGAAACCACCTGGAAAATCTAAAGAATAAAAATCCTCAACGCCTTCCCGTGTACATTTCTCTGGGACGCGAAACCCTGAATCTGGCACAAAAGCTGGCTCCCAATTTGTCGCAAAAATTCCAGGCCATCGAAAATCTATTTGAGAGCTATGAAAAATAA
- a CDS encoding FAD-binding oxidoreductase, giving the protein MTSGILEKSYWQETAPLDTLHSHEALPGQSDVVIIGGGITGLSTAYWLQRTGIRFVVLDKNIMGYGASSRNAGLLLAGTAEHFARLVAAVSLPEAKILWDFSIKNNTLLEDFIHTHKIDCDFRKEGSLAIASSEAEANEIRESVQLLQENGYGSEWLTQSDLRKLFKLPLPENFLGARFYKEDATFHPGRFLFGLGKQILQKNGKLYPRTEVISISETGDDVTIETSAGTLTCHMVVLATNGYASLVYPYFQKKIEPVRGQIIATAPTDRRLPPMAMLTNFGYEYWQQTPDGRLMLGGMRWSAEDADVGKLDETPDPNLRKNLENFMDSTFTGLGPLTVTHNWAGIMGFSIDGLPIIGKLPGRNTLLTAGGYTGHGMSFGFLSGKILADIIQTGKTGESIQLFSPGRFLI; this is encoded by the coding sequence ATGACTTCGGGAATTCTCGAAAAAAGCTACTGGCAGGAGACAGCCCCGCTGGACACACTGCATTCACACGAAGCCTTGCCCGGGCAAAGCGACGTAGTCATTATCGGGGGAGGAATTACGGGGCTCTCCACGGCTTACTGGCTGCAACGAACCGGCATCCGGTTTGTGGTACTGGACAAAAATATCATGGGGTACGGAGCATCCAGCCGAAATGCGGGGCTGTTGCTTGCCGGAACCGCCGAGCACTTTGCCCGGTTGGTCGCTGCCGTTAGTCTTCCGGAAGCCAAAATTCTGTGGGATTTTTCCATCAAGAACAACACATTACTCGAAGATTTTATTCACACACATAAAATCGACTGTGATTTTCGGAAGGAGGGCTCTCTCGCCATCGCGTCTTCGGAAGCTGAAGCCAACGAAATTCGGGAATCGGTTCAACTGCTTCAGGAAAACGGCTACGGCAGTGAGTGGCTCACCCAGAGCGATCTGCGGAAGCTTTTTAAATTGCCCCTTCCGGAAAACTTTCTGGGCGCCCGATTTTACAAAGAAGACGCCACCTTTCACCCGGGCAGGTTCCTTTTCGGTTTGGGAAAACAAATCCTGCAAAAAAACGGAAAACTGTACCCCCGGACTGAGGTGATTTCTATTTCAGAAACCGGTGATGATGTGACGATTGAAACGTCTGCCGGAACCCTTACCTGTCACATGGTGGTTCTGGCAACAAACGGATACGCATCGCTGGTGTACCCCTATTTCCAGAAAAAGATTGAACCGGTACGGGGTCAGATTATTGCCACCGCTCCAACCGATCGAAGATTACCCCCTATGGCCATGCTCACGAACTTCGGTTATGAATATTGGCAGCAAACACCCGACGGACGGTTAATGCTGGGCGGTATGCGCTGGAGTGCCGAAGATGCCGATGTGGGAAAACTGGACGAAACGCCCGATCCGAATCTCCGGAAAAATCTGGAGAATTTTATGGATTCCACCTTTACGGGTCTGGGGCCGTTGACCGTTACGCACAATTGGGCGGGTATTATGGGATTTTCAATCGACGGCCTTCCGATTATCGGGAAATTGCCGGGGCGGAATACCCTTCTTACAGCCGGGGGATACACGGGTCACGGGATGTCGTTTGGATTTTTAAGCGGCAAAATTCTGGCGGATATCATTCAAACGGGCAAAACCGGAGAGTCCATTCAGCTGTTTTCTCCCGGGCGGTTTCTGATTTAA
- a CDS encoding cyclase family protein — MKKQPYFDISVGLSPNLVVWPGDAPVQLTKQASLASGDGFEMSRLALSTHAGTHVDPPLHFVPGGATVDQLDLRKCLGPVLIAALPGRTLIHKRDIASYDWSRFHRVLFKTKNSSFNWTGTFQRDFTSLSEDAAEFLLEKNVQLVGIDYLSIEAENNPDFPVHHKLLENGVIILEGITLSAVPPGVYDLVCLPLRVEKGDGAPARALLFPIQE, encoded by the coding sequence ATGAAAAAACAACCCTATTTCGATATCAGTGTCGGGCTTTCGCCCAATCTGGTGGTTTGGCCGGGGGATGCCCCGGTTCAGCTTACCAAACAGGCTTCCCTTGCGTCGGGGGACGGATTTGAAATGTCCCGCCTTGCCCTGTCCACCCATGCGGGCACGCATGTGGATCCGCCCCTCCACTTTGTGCCGGGAGGGGCAACAGTGGACCAGTTGGATCTCAGAAAATGCCTGGGACCGGTGCTGATAGCGGCCCTTCCCGGGCGGACCTTGATTCACAAAAGGGACATTGCATCCTACGATTGGTCTCGTTTTCATCGGGTGCTCTTCAAAACAAAAAACTCTTCCTTTAACTGGACCGGAACCTTTCAAAGGGATTTCACCTCGCTTTCCGAGGATGCAGCGGAATTTCTTCTTGAAAAAAATGTGCAGCTCGTTGGAATCGACTACCTTTCGATAGAGGCCGAAAATAACCCGGATTTTCCTGTTCACCATAAATTGTTGGAAAACGGCGTCATCATTCTGGAGGGAATCACCCTTTCTGCGGTCCCGCCGGGAGTTTACGATTTGGTCTGTTTACCCCTGAGGGTTGAAAAAGGGGACGGCGCTCCTGCACGGGCGCTTTTGTTTCCAATTCAGGAATGA
- a CDS encoding WbqC family protein: MKRPLTTIFPEYFPSISTFRKLIRAGVVLVLDDRPIRSSGKINRMAIKTTDGKRYLTVPIFLPKGKSPAIRNLQIDPTRAWHKKHHKSLLVNYKNAPYFEHYWPVVEPLFGRDYSSYMELFHEVLSSLLSILKIAPKFVYSSHLRPNGSREEQILALLQQESCSGYLIEADSESYFDGSILTKNGYSCEKIPMEQSPYLQQFRNFEPNLSVFDLLMNVGPETKSFLLGT; this comes from the coding sequence ATGAAAAGGCCGCTGACCACAATTTTCCCGGAATATTTCCCTTCCATTTCCACGTTTCGAAAACTTATTCGTGCGGGCGTCGTGCTTGTTCTTGATGACCGCCCCATCCGCTCCTCTGGAAAAATCAATCGAATGGCCATAAAAACAACCGATGGAAAACGCTATTTGACCGTGCCCATTTTTCTTCCGAAAGGAAAATCGCCCGCTATTCGGAATCTTCAGATCGATCCCACCCGCGCCTGGCATAAAAAGCATCATAAGAGCCTTCTTGTAAACTACAAAAATGCGCCCTATTTTGAGCACTACTGGCCGGTCGTGGAACCCCTTTTTGGCCGCGATTATTCCAGTTACATGGAGCTTTTTCACGAGGTACTCTCTTCCCTGCTGTCTATTTTAAAAATCGCCCCCAAATTTGTGTACAGCTCACATTTGCGACCAAACGGCTCGCGGGAGGAGCAAATCCTTGCCCTTTTGCAACAGGAATCGTGCTCCGGCTATCTTATCGAGGCGGATTCGGAATCCTATTTTGATGGTTCTATTCTTACAAAAAACGGCTATTCGTGTGAAAAGATTCCGATGGAACAATCACCCTATCTTCAACAGTTTCGGAACTTTGAACCCAATCTTTCGGTTTTTGATCTTCTCATGAATGTGGGACCGGAAACAAAATCTTTTTTGTTAGGAACGTAA